One Terriglobia bacterium DNA segment encodes these proteins:
- the frr gene encoding ribosome recycling factor — translation MINETTANTKARMTKALEDLRQELSTLRTGRASVGIFDHLRVEYYGVPTPLNQVATLATPEPSLVTLQPWDPTVLAVLEKAIRTSDLGLNPVNDGKVLRVPIPPLTEERRKELVKHVHKVLENHRAAVRNIRRDANEELKHLLKDKKISEDDERRALEAIQKLTDDFVKKLDDQGKTKETEILGGH, via the coding sequence ATGATCAATGAGACGACGGCTAACACGAAAGCGAGGATGACCAAGGCGCTGGAGGACCTGAGACAGGAACTGTCCACGCTTCGCACCGGCCGGGCGAGCGTGGGGATTTTCGACCACCTCCGCGTCGAATACTACGGTGTGCCGACTCCCCTGAATCAGGTGGCTACCCTTGCAACACCGGAGCCCAGCCTGGTGACCCTGCAGCCGTGGGACCCAACCGTGCTGGCAGTGCTGGAAAAGGCGATCCGAACCTCTGATCTGGGGCTAAATCCGGTGAATGATGGCAAGGTCCTTCGGGTGCCGATTCCGCCGCTTACGGAGGAGAGGCGCAAGGAGCTTGTGAAGCATGTCCACAAGGTGCTTGAGAACCACAGGGCGGCCGTGCGGAACATTCGCCGGGATGCGAATGAAGAACTGAAGCATCTATTGAAGGATAAGAAAATCTCGGAAGACGATGAGCGACGCGCCTTGGAGGCGATCCAGAAGCTTACCGACGATTTTGTGAAGAAGCTCGATGACCAGGGAAAGACCAAGGAAACCGAAATTCTGGGCGGGCATTGA